The following DNA comes from Oscillatoria sp. FACHB-1407.
GCAAGCCTGCTCGATAAGCTTGCCAGCCCCCTCTACAATTTCTGCACTTATGTTAAGTCAGCTATAGAAGTGACGGGAGGAGTTGAGCGAAAGCATTATTTTGAAAGGGTGGAGAAGCAATATGAATCAACAGAAAGACATGGCAGGAATGGGCTGGAACCGATTCGCAGCAATGATTGCGACCTCAACGTTCATCATGTTCTTCTTGATGTATCAACTCATATACTCATTTGATCACGCACTGTTTAGCGTAAATCGATTGGTCGCCTCATTGGTCATGGGGTGCGTGATGACCGTTGTGATGCTTTCCTTTATGTGGTCGATGTACCGAGGAGTAGGAACCAAGATCGCCGTTCTCGGTTTGGCTACCGCACTCGGATTAATTCTGCTCTCTGTGAATAGATCTCAGGCGCTGATTGGAGATGTCAACTTCATGAAGT
Coding sequences within:
- a CDS encoding DUF305 domain-containing protein produces the protein MNQQKDMAGMGWNRFAAMIATSTFIMFFLMYQLIYSFDHALFSVNRLVASLVMGCVMTVVMLSFMWSMYRGVGTKIAVLGLATALGLILLSVNRSQALIGDVNFMKSMIPHHSIAINNARKASISDPRVRELADEIIESQVREIAEMQLLLNDIARNGERGTAVLPARSTEITSDMERQIREAVQ